A single region of the Jatrophihabitans sp. GAS493 genome encodes:
- a CDS encoding FAD:protein FMN transferase — MTTTEPGIIREFQGNTYRTRAWSCDVRVVVEDPSVLHRVAEDVDALLNRVDLAASRFRSDSALTVANAQAGRPTFVPRLLSDLIGIALHASLATDGAVDPTVHAGLLDIGYDRDITELPTARDALSGRIEPVATPPAPAARPTDCGSSRLHDWRNVNLNREVGLLRMPADVALDLGATAKARTADLAAGDAAIRYRTGVLVEIGGDIAVAGDRDGGWVVEVSETGAAGDRDGRQTSQAITLHRGAVATSTTMRRRWLHHGVPVHHIIDPRTGAPADGPWRTVTVVAESALEANTASTAAIVKGSDALGWLVANGYAARLVDRIGGVQTTPGWPLESSALTDDDRRVAS; from the coding sequence ATGACGACCACGGAGCCGGGAATCATCCGCGAGTTTCAGGGAAACACCTACCGCACCCGGGCCTGGAGCTGCGACGTCCGGGTCGTCGTCGAAGACCCGTCGGTGCTGCACCGGGTGGCCGAAGACGTCGATGCCCTGCTGAACCGGGTGGATCTCGCCGCCAGTCGTTTCCGTAGCGACTCGGCGCTGACCGTCGCCAACGCGCAGGCCGGCCGCCCCACCTTCGTCCCGCGGCTGCTGTCGGACCTGATCGGCATCGCCCTGCATGCCTCACTCGCCACCGACGGCGCCGTTGACCCGACCGTGCACGCAGGGCTGCTCGACATCGGCTATGACCGCGACATCACCGAGCTCCCGACCGCTCGTGACGCGCTCAGCGGCCGGATCGAGCCGGTGGCCACCCCGCCGGCACCGGCCGCCCGGCCCACCGATTGCGGGAGCTCGCGCCTTCACGACTGGCGCAACGTCAACCTGAACCGGGAAGTCGGCCTACTGCGGATGCCGGCCGATGTCGCCCTTGATCTCGGGGCCACCGCCAAGGCGCGCACCGCCGACCTGGCCGCCGGGGATGCCGCCATCCGTTATCGCACCGGCGTTCTGGTCGAGATCGGCGGCGACATCGCCGTCGCCGGCGACCGGGACGGCGGCTGGGTCGTCGAGGTGAGCGAGACCGGCGCCGCCGGTGACCGCGATGGCAGGCAGACTTCGCAGGCCATCACCCTGCACCGCGGCGCAGTGGCCACCTCGACGACCATGCGGCGCCGCTGGCTGCACCACGGGGTGCCGGTGCACCACATCATCGACCCACGGACCGGCGCTCCGGCCGACGGGCCGTGGCGGACAGTGACCGTGGTCGCCGAGTCCGCGCTGGAGGCCAACACCGCGAGCACCGCGGCGATCGTCAAGGGCAGCGACGCCTTGGGGTGGCTCGTCGCCAATGGCTACGCCGCTCGTCTGGTCGATCGCATCGGCGGCGTGCAGACGACTCCGGGCTGGCCGCTGGAGTCGAGCGCACTCACCGATGACGACCGCCGGGTGGCGTCATGA
- a CDS encoding acyltransferase family protein, which produces MVQRHRPRVAPSASEAVVAPSGGRQPQIQALRAIAVLSVIFYHFWPHSMPGGYAGVDVFFVISGYLMTKSILRIREDSGARLGATMREFYARRLTRILPAALVVLLLCAVMVMATLTLVVWTKNLKDILASALFVENWQLAANSTDYLGSTTGSAVQHFWSLSVEEQFYAVWPLVVFFAAGGSPRLTPRGRTVRLLVCFGALTTLSLVYSIHETDVNASVAYFNTGTRFWELSCGALTFVVGRQMTMNRAAQAIAGWIGLALIAYTLATFNAVTLFPGWRALIPVGGAALVILASSSSAAWSPIRYLAAGPVQWIGDISYSMYLIHWPLLILTTGVFVNGSELSGAAKVLLLLVILGLSWLMKRFVEDRFRRSNAARTRGGHRRLSLAPARVWMRRRRTLMFIVAAQVAVLLVASGGLRHYDQVIARSGQSSQRFLESTTAQAACFAAISEQRASAACPQVIDSTVLAAVPSPLTASQDWPYRSCQHPTSAGMTRCDLLKGSGPVIVAAGDSHTTQWLPAILPWASEHHMTLITFLRSGCPLIQGGYAGPVCEDWNKQVLDQIRDIKPAYVLTSAQSTVSDGSANSSGESLIRGWQAVAALGPKIIAFRDIPQPHFGGAGDLPICVTTKASFKACQFTEADGLSHDLVPSAAEAVPGTSTIDLSEYFCPHSICQPEIDGILLWIDGSHMSSYFSRGLAEALRPKLDRAIRE; this is translated from the coding sequence GTGGTTCAGCGGCACCGTCCACGGGTTGCACCGTCTGCTTCTGAAGCCGTAGTCGCCCCGTCCGGTGGCCGTCAGCCACAGATACAAGCGCTGCGCGCGATCGCCGTCCTGTCGGTGATCTTCTACCATTTCTGGCCGCACAGCATGCCTGGTGGATACGCAGGCGTGGATGTCTTCTTCGTGATCTCCGGTTATCTGATGACCAAGTCGATTCTGCGGATCCGAGAAGACAGCGGTGCTCGACTAGGTGCGACCATGCGCGAGTTCTACGCCCGCAGGCTGACGCGCATCCTGCCGGCGGCGCTGGTCGTCCTCCTGCTTTGCGCGGTCATGGTCATGGCAACGTTGACGCTGGTCGTCTGGACCAAGAACCTCAAGGACATCCTGGCCAGCGCGTTGTTCGTCGAGAACTGGCAGTTGGCGGCCAACTCCACCGATTATCTCGGCTCGACCACCGGCAGTGCAGTGCAGCACTTCTGGTCACTGTCCGTTGAGGAACAGTTCTACGCCGTCTGGCCATTGGTGGTGTTCTTTGCAGCCGGCGGCAGTCCGAGGCTGACCCCACGCGGGCGCACGGTGCGATTGCTCGTCTGCTTTGGCGCGTTGACCACCTTGAGCCTGGTGTACTCGATCCACGAGACGGACGTGAATGCCAGCGTCGCCTATTTCAACACTGGCACTCGCTTCTGGGAGTTGTCCTGCGGGGCATTGACCTTCGTCGTCGGCCGGCAGATGACGATGAACCGCGCCGCTCAGGCGATCGCGGGGTGGATCGGGCTGGCCTTGATCGCCTACACGCTCGCCACCTTCAATGCCGTGACCCTATTCCCCGGCTGGCGGGCCTTGATACCGGTCGGTGGAGCGGCGCTTGTCATCCTCGCGTCGTCCTCCTCCGCGGCGTGGAGTCCGATCCGTTATCTCGCTGCGGGACCCGTGCAATGGATCGGCGACATCTCCTATTCGATGTATCTCATCCACTGGCCGTTGCTGATCCTCACCACCGGCGTCTTCGTGAACGGATCGGAGCTCAGCGGCGCGGCGAAAGTACTGTTGCTGCTGGTGATTCTCGGGCTGTCCTGGCTGATGAAGCGCTTCGTGGAGGACCGGTTCCGACGATCGAATGCCGCGCGGACCCGCGGCGGGCATCGGCGCCTGTCGCTCGCACCGGCCAGGGTGTGGATGCGGCGCCGCCGAACTCTCATGTTCATCGTCGCGGCGCAGGTCGCTGTGCTGCTCGTAGCCAGCGGTGGGCTTCGGCACTACGACCAGGTGATCGCCCGGAGCGGGCAGTCGAGTCAGCGATTTCTGGAGTCGACTACCGCGCAGGCGGCCTGTTTCGCCGCGATTTCGGAGCAACGAGCCAGCGCGGCTTGTCCTCAGGTAATTGATTCGACGGTGCTTGCCGCCGTACCCAGTCCGTTGACCGCGTCTCAGGACTGGCCCTATCGCAGTTGCCAGCACCCCACTTCGGCTGGCATGACGCGCTGCGACCTACTTAAGGGCTCTGGGCCGGTGATCGTTGCAGCAGGAGACTCTCACACCACTCAATGGCTCCCGGCAATCCTGCCGTGGGCCAGCGAACACCATATGACACTCATCACCTTCTTGCGCTCGGGTTGCCCGCTCATCCAGGGCGGATATGCCGGGCCGGTGTGTGAGGATTGGAATAAGCAGGTCTTGGACCAGATCCGCGATATCAAACCTGCGTACGTACTGACTTCCGCCCAGAGCACCGTCAGCGACGGATCAGCCAACAGTTCAGGTGAGTCGCTGATTCGCGGGTGGCAGGCGGTCGCCGCGCTCGGGCCGAAGATCATCGCGTTCCGCGACATCCCGCAACCCCACTTCGGCGGCGCCGGTGACCTCCCTATCTGCGTGACGACCAAGGCGTCGTTCAAGGCCTGCCAGTTCACTGAGGCTGACGGTCTCAGTCACGATCTCGTACCGAGTGCCGCCGAGGCCGTACCCGGCACCAGTACTATCGACCTGTCGGAATACTTCTGCCCGCATTCGATATGCCAGCCCGAGATTGACGGCATTCTGCTCTGGATCGATGGCTCTCATATGTCGAGCTACTTCTCCCGCGGCTTGGCCGAAGCTCTCCGGCCGAAGCTCGACCGCGCTATCCGGGAGTGA
- a CDS encoding NADH-ubiquinone oxidoreductase-F iron-sulfur binding region domain-containing protein: MTLLASRPETAASVIPVSSIGAPRLLRGLDRFESISLADHAALHGPLPMLDRIQLVSACRQVNLTGRGGAGFPFADKVNSLRTGAAAVVVVNGSESEPASWKDRALMRRTPHLVLDGAVVTAHAIGAREIIVACHDALAAQRLNAAIAERRAMTGRHGRAASIRVQTTRSGFVGGEAGALMQTLNAAPGIPTGRRVLPTMAGVAGAPTLASNVETFAQIAILARMGSHHFGETGAQSEPGTMLLTVGGSVAHSGVLEVPTGTPLSIVLAASGASQHLQGVILGGYHGSWHQPIGSIRLSRAGVHAAGGSLGAGVVLAVDDTTCALGELQRVTNWLAEQSARQCGPCRFGLPALAADVAAIAHGDQRGAEAALRHARGVTGRGACAHPDGTARFVVSALHALHDESDAHLRNGGCGRPVTGVLPL; this comes from the coding sequence ATGACGCTGCTCGCATCCCGGCCGGAGACGGCCGCTTCAGTGATACCGGTGAGCTCGATCGGCGCGCCGCGGCTGCTTCGCGGCCTCGACCGCTTCGAGAGCATCTCACTCGCCGACCACGCCGCGCTGCACGGGCCGCTGCCGATGCTGGACCGGATCCAGCTCGTCTCCGCCTGCCGCCAGGTCAACCTCACCGGACGCGGCGGGGCTGGATTCCCCTTTGCCGATAAGGTGAATTCGCTGCGCACCGGGGCGGCCGCAGTCGTTGTGGTGAACGGCAGCGAGAGTGAGCCGGCCAGCTGGAAGGACCGCGCGCTGATGCGCCGCACGCCTCATCTGGTGCTCGACGGCGCCGTCGTCACCGCTCACGCCATCGGGGCGCGGGAGATCATCGTCGCCTGCCACGACGCCCTGGCCGCCCAGCGACTCAACGCCGCGATCGCGGAGCGGCGGGCGATGACCGGCCGGCACGGTCGTGCGGCCTCGATCCGCGTGCAGACCACCCGCAGTGGCTTCGTCGGTGGCGAGGCCGGTGCCCTGATGCAGACGCTCAACGCCGCCCCGGGCATCCCGACCGGCCGCAGGGTGCTGCCCACGATGGCCGGCGTGGCCGGAGCGCCGACGCTGGCCAGCAACGTCGAGACCTTCGCCCAGATTGCCATCCTGGCCCGGATGGGCTCCCACCACTTCGGCGAGACCGGGGCCCAGAGCGAGCCCGGAACGATGCTGCTCACCGTCGGAGGCTCAGTAGCCCACTCCGGCGTGCTGGAGGTCCCGACCGGGACGCCGCTATCCATCGTGCTGGCCGCCAGCGGTGCGAGCCAGCACCTGCAGGGCGTGATCCTCGGCGGCTACCACGGCAGCTGGCACCAGCCGATCGGCTCCATTCGACTCTCCCGTGCAGGCGTGCACGCCGCCGGCGGCTCCCTCGGCGCCGGCGTCGTGCTCGCCGTCGACGACACGACCTGCGCCCTCGGCGAACTGCAGCGAGTCACCAACTGGCTGGCCGAGCAGTCGGCCCGTCAGTGCGGCCCCTGCCGGTTCGGCCTGCCCGCTCTGGCCGCCGACGTCGCCGCCATCGCTCACGGCGACCAGCGGGGGGCCGAGGCGGCGCTGCGGCACGCCCGGGGCGTCACCGGCCGCGGCGCCTGCGCCCATCCCGACGGCACCGCTCGCTTCGTCGTCTCGGCCCTGCACGCCCTCCACGACGAGAGCGACGCGCATCTGCGAAACGGTGGCTGCGGCCGTCCGGTGACCGGGGTGCTGCCGCTATGA
- a CDS encoding bifunctional glycosyltransferase family 2/GtrA family protein yields the protein MTTLQSYPAAVCAPTRTVDVEIVVPVYNEESSLPSSVRRLAAYLATDAFPFSWQITIADNASTDSTWQCAIDLTYELDHVQAVHLEQKGRGRALKQTWSASTARVVAYMDVDLSTDLDGLLPLVAPLLSGHSDMAIGSRLARSARVIRGPKREFISRSYNLILRTTLQAQFSDAQCGFKALRTEAAQALLPHVEDTAWFFDTELLVLAERSGLRIAEVPVDWVDDPDSRVDIVATAAADLKGVARMARGIGRGTLPLRDLRQQLGRNPLPVAGVPASLATQTVRFAAVGVASTLAYLLLFLVLRGPLGAQPANLLALLVTAIANTSANRRFTFGVRGSGAARHQLQGLLVFALGLALTSGCLHLLSVVAPNAGRATELFVLLMANLAATVLRFVLFRMWVFTRKEMA from the coding sequence ATGACCACGCTGCAGAGCTATCCGGCAGCCGTCTGCGCCCCCACCCGGACGGTGGACGTCGAGATCGTCGTTCCGGTCTACAACGAGGAGTCGAGCCTGCCGAGCAGCGTTCGCCGCCTGGCGGCCTACCTGGCTACCGACGCCTTCCCGTTCAGCTGGCAGATCACCATCGCCGACAACGCCAGCACCGACTCGACCTGGCAGTGCGCGATCGACCTCACCTACGAGCTGGACCACGTGCAGGCCGTGCACCTCGAACAGAAGGGTCGGGGCCGTGCGCTCAAGCAGACCTGGTCGGCCAGCACGGCCCGAGTCGTGGCCTACATGGATGTCGACCTCTCCACCGACCTGGACGGCCTGCTGCCGCTCGTCGCCCCGCTGCTGTCCGGACACAGCGACATGGCGATCGGCAGCCGGCTGGCCCGCTCAGCCCGGGTCATCCGCGGCCCGAAGCGGGAGTTCATCTCGCGCAGCTACAACCTGATCCTGCGCACCACCCTGCAGGCTCAGTTCAGTGACGCCCAGTGCGGCTTCAAAGCATTGCGGACCGAGGCCGCCCAGGCGCTGCTGCCGCACGTCGAGGACACCGCCTGGTTCTTCGACACCGAACTGCTCGTGCTCGCCGAGCGCAGCGGGCTGCGGATCGCCGAGGTGCCGGTGGACTGGGTCGACGATCCGGATAGCCGGGTCGACATCGTCGCCACCGCCGCCGCCGACCTCAAGGGCGTGGCCCGGATGGCGCGGGGAATCGGTCGCGGCACACTGCCGCTGCGTGATCTGCGTCAGCAGCTCGGACGCAATCCCCTTCCCGTTGCCGGTGTTCCCGCCTCACTGGCTACCCAGACGGTGCGCTTCGCCGCCGTCGGGGTGGCATCGACGCTGGCCTACCTGCTGCTCTTTCTCGTGCTGCGGGGCCCGCTGGGAGCGCAGCCGGCCAACCTGCTCGCCCTGCTGGTGACCGCGATCGCCAACACCTCGGCCAACCGGCGCTTCACCTTCGGCGTCCGCGGCTCCGGTGCGGCCCGGCACCAACTTCAGGGGCTGCTCGTCTTCGCGCTCGGTCTAGCTCTGACCAGCGGCTGCCTGCACCTGCTCTCCGTCGTCGCTCCGAACGCCGGACGCGCGACCGAACTCTTCGTCCTGCTTATGGCCAACCTGGCCGCGACCGTGCTGCGATTCGTGCTGTTTCGCATGTGGGTCTTCACCCGAAAGGAAATGGCGTGA
- a CDS encoding PLD nuclease N-terminal domain-containing protein, with protein sequence MLVRLGGIFSLIGLLIWIYAVIDSITAPAERIRLLPKAVWVLIVLLFSVVGSVLWFVFGRPYSVAGVGGATRGRGGAATAAGPSPASFVPPTLRKRSSPMDSPRGIAPDDDVDFLRKIDEDLRRGDGNPGSAGGSASSE encoded by the coding sequence ATGCTCGTACGCCTCGGTGGCATCTTCAGCCTCATCGGTCTGCTCATCTGGATCTATGCGGTGATCGACTCGATCACGGCCCCGGCCGAGCGAATCCGGCTCCTGCCCAAGGCCGTCTGGGTCTTGATCGTGCTCCTCTTCTCGGTGGTCGGCTCGGTGCTCTGGTTCGTCTTCGGGCGCCCGTACTCGGTAGCCGGCGTCGGTGGCGCGACCCGAGGCCGCGGGGGTGCGGCGACCGCAGCCGGCCCGAGCCCCGCCTCCTTCGTGCCGCCGACGCTGCGTAAGCGCAGCTCACCGATGGACTCACCGCGTGGCATCGCCCCGGACGACGACGTCGATTTCCTGCGCAAGATCGATGAGGACCTGCGCCGTGGCGACGGTAACCCAGGCTCGGCGGGCGGCTCGGCGAGCAGCGAGTAG
- a CDS encoding HAMP domain-containing sensor histidine kinase codes for MTGSTMRRRILLLVVGVIALVLVCAAVPLAILIRSSVGARAGQAAVTQANDVARNIRFSSRNTATLQSYLDNLNAQNPSLKTSVTLPDGTVLGEAPPAGAELGPPVAANSTLSATPSGSPGSATATPSGGYGNFPGGPPVNRDPGGGGDGQAQLRPAGAGQVATTVVATTDGRYLVQVYISDADRYNGFYRWWALLAGVGVLLLLVGAGVAELFTRRIVRPLTDTAQTANRIGAGDLTARAPTDGPREIAAVGVALNALADRIDALIAEERETVADLSHRLRTPLTALRLDAESLQNPAEADRIGEDVSAFERTLTAVIRAARRPQREGRIASANLTPVVAERVEFWSALAEDQGRTHVVDIPEQPVFVRASTEDLAAAVDALLENVIAHTPEGTSFSVQLIISADEAALVIADDGPGLPADAPVRGRSDRGSTGLGLDIARRSAEAGGGSMEIGRSPSGGASITLHYVRAATA; via the coding sequence GTGACCGGCTCCACCATGCGGCGGCGCATCCTGCTGCTCGTCGTCGGCGTGATCGCGCTGGTGCTGGTCTGCGCCGCGGTGCCGCTGGCCATTCTCATCCGCTCCTCGGTCGGCGCCCGGGCCGGGCAGGCGGCGGTTACCCAGGCCAACGACGTGGCCCGCAACATTCGTTTCAGTTCCCGCAATACCGCGACCTTGCAGAGTTATCTGGACAATCTCAACGCCCAGAACCCGTCGTTGAAGACGTCGGTGACCCTCCCTGACGGCACCGTGCTCGGCGAGGCTCCGCCGGCCGGGGCGGAGCTGGGCCCGCCGGTCGCGGCCAACTCGACGCTCAGCGCAACCCCGAGCGGTTCCCCGGGCTCGGCGACCGCGACCCCCTCCGGCGGCTATGGCAACTTCCCCGGCGGCCCCCCGGTCAATCGCGACCCGGGCGGCGGAGGTGACGGGCAGGCTCAGCTGCGCCCGGCCGGCGCCGGGCAGGTGGCGACGACGGTGGTGGCGACCACCGACGGCCGCTACCTGGTGCAGGTCTATATCTCCGACGCCGACCGCTACAACGGCTTCTACCGATGGTGGGCCCTGCTGGCCGGGGTCGGCGTCCTGCTACTGCTGGTCGGCGCCGGAGTGGCCGAGCTCTTCACCCGGCGCATCGTGCGCCCACTCACCGACACCGCGCAGACGGCCAACCGCATCGGGGCCGGCGACCTCACCGCGCGCGCCCCCACCGACGGGCCGCGCGAGATCGCCGCGGTCGGGGTGGCGCTGAATGCCCTGGCCGACCGGATCGACGCCCTCATCGCCGAGGAGCGCGAGACGGTGGCCGACCTCTCACATCGGCTGCGAACCCCGCTGACCGCGCTGCGTCTGGACGCCGAATCGCTGCAGAATCCAGCGGAGGCCGACCGGATCGGCGAGGATGTCAGCGCCTTCGAACGCACCCTCACGGCGGTCATCCGGGCGGCCCGGCGGCCCCAGCGCGAGGGGCGGATAGCCTCGGCGAACCTCACCCCGGTGGTGGCCGAGCGGGTCGAGTTCTGGTCGGCCCTGGCCGAGGACCAGGGACGCACGCACGTCGTCGACATCCCAGAACAGCCCGTCTTTGTCAGGGCATCCACCGAGGACCTGGCCGCGGCGGTGGATGCGCTGCTGGAGAACGTCATCGCCCACACGCCGGAGGGCACCTCCTTCTCGGTGCAGCTGATCATCAGCGCCGACGAGGCCGCGCTGGTGATCGCCGACGACGGGCCGGGACTGCCGGCCGACGCTCCCGTCCGCGGCCGCAGTGACCGCGGCTCGACCGGCCTCGGCCTGGATATCGCACGGCGCTCGGCGGAGGCCGGTGGCGGGTCGATGGAGATCGGCCGCTCGCCCAGCGGGGGCGCGTCGATCACCCTGCACTACGTCCGCGCCGCCACCGCCTGA
- a CDS encoding glycosyltransferase family 39 protein, with amino-acid sequence MTTLLDSSSDVVIPPPGDENSPTIKAESPVRRRLGVAALLIATAVLYIWNLGASGYANEFYASAVQAGTKSWKAFLFGSSDWGNSITVDKPPASLWPMELAGRIFGFNSWSMLVPEALMGVAAVGLLYLTVKRWFGTTAGFIAGTLFALTPVAVLMFRFNNPDAMLTLLIVAAAYCVTRAMDSTRTRWLLLCGVALGFAFLTKSLQGFTVIPGFAVMYLVAAPTSLRRRLLQLLAAGGALLASAGWWIAIVAFWPAGSRPYIGGSTNNSALELAFGYNGLGRITGGSAGNGGGANFSGSTGLFRLFNSEMGTQISWLLPAALIGLVAVSALSRRAPRTDHSRAAMILWGGWLLVTGIVLSFASGTIHSYYTIELAPAIAALVAIASVTLWRLRAELNARLTMAIGVLATGIWGYELLQRDASWHPWISYLLVVATVVAVAALLIPVQRWSRALVVGLVAGLIVLGGGSAAYAVSTASTAHTGSTPSAGPAASGGFGGGASGGGGFGGRGGGAPTGGTGGGGFGGGTGGPAGNGGTPPSGAPGATSGSTAGGTATGGGTGAASSSNSALVALLKAAGTKWSAATIGSQTAATLQLNSDTDVMPIGGFTGSDNSPTLEQFKALVAQGEIRYFIAGGGGGGGFGGGQSGSSSITSWVESNFSSSTVGGSTVYDLTKAVTS; translated from the coding sequence GTGACCACACTTCTCGACTCCTCCTCTGACGTGGTCATACCACCACCCGGGGATGAGAACTCGCCGACAATCAAGGCTGAATCGCCGGTTCGGCGCCGCCTCGGGGTCGCCGCCCTGCTGATCGCCACCGCCGTCCTGTACATCTGGAACCTCGGCGCCTCCGGCTACGCGAACGAGTTCTACGCCTCAGCCGTCCAGGCCGGCACCAAGAGCTGGAAGGCGTTCCTCTTCGGATCCTCCGACTGGGGCAACTCGATCACCGTCGACAAGCCCCCGGCATCACTCTGGCCGATGGAGCTCGCCGGACGCATCTTCGGCTTCAATTCCTGGAGCATGCTGGTTCCCGAAGCGCTGATGGGTGTGGCTGCGGTGGGATTGCTCTACCTCACCGTCAAGCGTTGGTTCGGGACCACCGCCGGCTTCATCGCCGGGACGCTCTTCGCGCTCACCCCGGTGGCGGTGCTGATGTTCCGCTTCAACAACCCGGACGCCATGCTCACCCTGCTGATCGTCGCCGCGGCCTACTGCGTCACCCGGGCGATGGATTCGACTCGCACCCGCTGGCTGCTGCTCTGCGGCGTGGCTCTGGGTTTCGCCTTCCTCACCAAGAGCCTGCAGGGTTTTACGGTGATTCCGGGCTTCGCCGTCATGTATCTGGTAGCCGCCCCGACGTCACTGCGACGGCGTCTGCTGCAGCTGCTGGCCGCCGGTGGGGCGCTGTTGGCCAGCGCCGGGTGGTGGATCGCCATCGTGGCCTTCTGGCCGGCCGGTAGTCGCCCCTACATCGGCGGTTCGACCAACAACAGCGCGCTGGAACTCGCCTTCGGTTACAACGGCCTGGGACGCATCACCGGCGGATCCGCCGGCAACGGTGGCGGCGCCAACTTCAGCGGCAGCACCGGGCTCTTCCGTCTCTTCAACAGCGAGATGGGGACGCAGATCTCGTGGTTGCTCCCGGCGGCGCTGATCGGATTGGTCGCAGTCTCGGCACTCTCCCGACGAGCTCCGCGCACCGACCACAGCCGGGCCGCGATGATTCTCTGGGGCGGCTGGCTGCTGGTGACCGGCATCGTGCTCAGCTTCGCCAGTGGCACGATCCACTCGTACTACACGATCGAGCTCGCTCCGGCGATCGCGGCGCTCGTCGCCATCGCGTCGGTGACGCTCTGGCGGTTGAGGGCGGAGCTGAACGCCCGGCTGACGATGGCGATCGGTGTCCTGGCCACCGGCATCTGGGGCTACGAACTACTGCAGCGTGACGCCAGCTGGCACCCTTGGATCTCCTACCTACTGGTGGTGGCAACCGTCGTCGCCGTAGCGGCGCTGCTGATCCCGGTGCAGCGGTGGAGCCGAGCGCTGGTCGTCGGATTGGTGGCCGGCCTGATCGTCCTCGGTGGCGGATCGGCGGCCTACGCAGTATCGACCGCCAGCACCGCGCATACCGGCTCCACGCCGAGTGCGGGACCGGCCGCAAGTGGTGGGTTCGGTGGCGGTGCTTCCGGGGGCGGTGGCTTCGGCGGACGGGGCGGTGGCGCCCCGACCGGCGGCACCGGCGGCGGCGGTTTCGGTGGCGGCACGGGTGGACCTGCCGGCAACGGTGGCACCCCACCGAGCGGCGCGCCGGGCGCTACCAGTGGCTCGACCGCCGGCGGCACCGCGACCGGGGGCGGCACGGGTGCGGCGAGCAGCTCGAACTCGGCGCTCGTCGCGCTGCTGAAGGCGGCCGGCACCAAGTGGTCGGCGGCGACCATCGGCTCGCAGACCGCGGCGACGCTGCAACTCAACAGTGACACCGACGTGATGCCGATCGGTGGCTTCACCGGAAGCGACAACTCACCCACCCTGGAGCAGTTCAAGGCACTCGTGGCCCAGGGCGAGATCCGCTACTTCATCGCCGGCGGCGGTGGTGGCGGTGGCTTCGGTGGCGGTCAGAGCGGAAGCAGCAGCATCACCAGCTGGGTCGAGTCGAACTTCAGCTCGAGCACGGTGGGCGGCAGCACGGTCTACGACCTGACCAAGGCGGTCACGTCGTGA
- a CDS encoding response regulator transcription factor, with amino-acid sequence MSQILLVEDDFAIRTALVRALRELGHAVTAVDTGIAALSATVEQRPEVVLLDLGLPDVDGADVLSMLRAVSDVPVIIATARDDENEIVRLLDLGADDYVIKPFTASQITARVRAVLRRSGKTEEDSVLQLGDLVIDTLSHEVSVDGKVVDLARKEYDLLLVLARRPGEVVTKRELLSEVWQLAWGGSDRTVDVHLSWLRRKLGETAAQPRFIHSVRGVGVRLVAAGPDSSP; translated from the coding sequence GTGTCGCAGATCCTGCTGGTCGAGGACGACTTTGCCATTCGCACCGCCCTGGTGCGCGCGCTGCGCGAGCTGGGGCACGCGGTGACCGCCGTCGACACCGGCATCGCCGCCCTCTCGGCCACCGTCGAACAGCGCCCCGAGGTGGTGCTGCTGGACCTCGGGCTGCCCGACGTGGACGGTGCCGACGTCCTCTCCATGCTCCGCGCGGTGAGCGACGTGCCCGTCATCATCGCCACCGCCCGCGACGACGAGAACGAGATCGTCCGGCTGCTGGACCTCGGCGCCGATGACTACGTGATCAAGCCCTTCACCGCGAGCCAGATCACCGCGCGGGTGCGGGCGGTACTTCGCCGAAGCGGAAAGACCGAAGAGGATTCGGTGCTGCAGCTGGGTGATCTGGTGATCGACACGCTCAGCCACGAGGTCAGCGTCGACGGCAAGGTGGTGGACCTGGCCCGCAAGGAGTACGACCTGCTGCTGGTGCTGGCCCGCCGCCCGGGCGAGGTGGTGACCAAGCGGGAACTCCTCTCCGAGGTGTGGCAGCTGGCCTGGGGCGGGTCGGACCGGACGGTGGACGTGCATCTCTCCTGGCTGCGCCGCAAGCTCGGCGAGACGGCTGCGCAGCCCCGCTTCATCCACAGTGTGCGGGGCGTCGGGGTCCGTCTGGTCGCCGCCGGACCCGACAGCTCGCCGTGA
- a CDS encoding ferredoxin, translating to MNPANGAGRRLVIDWTRCDGHGLCAALSGGAITLDEWGYPMLPIHSLNPAGGHAGAIIQRDARTLRRIVSLCPSLALRLETDDATRRYR from the coding sequence ATGAACCCGGCTAACGGCGCAGGCCGGCGCCTCGTCATCGACTGGACGCGCTGCGACGGACACGGTCTCTGCGCCGCACTGTCGGGCGGCGCCATCACCCTCGACGAGTGGGGTTACCCAATGCTGCCCATTCACAGCTTGAACCCAGCCGGCGGCCATGCCGGAGCAATCATCCAGCGGGATGCTAGGACGCTGCGCAGAATCGTTTCGCTCTGTCCGTCGCTGGCCCTGCGTCTGGAGACCGACGACGCCACAAGGAGATACCGATGA